The stretch of DNA GAGAGACAAAGGCTGTTCAGAAAAATAAATATGATCAagataaggacaaaagtaatttgcTTATAAATGCTCATGCATTGATGGAATCAAATCATGCAGCATGAGTATCAGAACACATAGAAACTTCTATTTGAAATGCTGTGAATTCTGTTCCTTCTTTTAGATAGCAACAAATGCCCCGCATATTATCAATTAGTAAAATGGTCCCGAAATTCTTGCAAACTTTTTAAGGATGAGAACAAAGAACGACCTTGCATATGTCTATACAGACTGCATATTACAATTTATAAGTAATTGACTGGTATGCTGCAACTCAGGCAGAGTACGCACAAGCAAACATCATAAGGGCCTCAACTCCCTGTTCATTCCGGTAGCATGGAAAATCTGGAAGGAATGGAATGCTCGCATCCTCCAAAGCAAGAACAGGCTATGGGCTCAAGCAGTCTGGGATATCGGTGAGGAGATCAGGCTATGGGCTCAAGGCGGAGCAAAAAGACCTAGTGAACTCAGTTATGCTGTAGTTCCAACATCAGGAGTTGCTGTTTTAGTCTAGATAACAACTagtccttttcttttccagtTGTTCTTTTCTTAGCATAAGCCAGTAGTTTGAACCATGTGCCAGCGAGCACCTCAGCAGCTCATGTTGTAACAATTTTTATTCTGTTTTCCTTCTTAATAAAAAAGATATGCAGCTCTCTTGAGTATTCTCAAAAAAAAGAAGAACTCCACCAATAATAAATGAAACCTTCCTAGAGCATTCTATCCAGAGAGATGTTTTAACAAAAGAGACAAGAAGGAGATTGAAGTCTTACTTTTCGACTCCAGGCCGTAGTGGTAAGCTATCAGAAGCTGAGAACTCTTCCAAAGCTTTCAACTAGAACAAGAATGATGCTCAAAGAAGTCAATATAAAAATATTTATAATGAAAACGGGTGAAAGAGAAGAACCACGAGTCCATTTTGATATCAATTGTAAATTCAGGATCTTGATTAATCAGTTTGATTGGAATCAGATTCAAAATTAGAAATCAGTACCAGGAACTAGTGCATAAAAGCAAGGAGAAAAACTAGTGCATCAGGAATTAAGCAAACCTGCTTTCAGGTTATATCCAAAACTTTTTTTTTCTAACAGTTAATACTGCCAGCCAGTTGTACTGGAGATATTGTTGACCCCCATTCCTTAGTAGAATCATTCATGGATCATGCACACATGAAATTGAGAACCTTGGCAAGTTAGGTGAAATCAGGAGTCTGGCAATTAGGAAAAGGATCAAAAAACACTACCAGACTACCAGCCAGGTAACAGCTCAAGCTAACTTCTGTCAAGGCCTGATATATCATAAAGTATGGCCAAGTAATGCTTGATATGCTTACCTTTTCACGAAGAACACTTTTCATAAATGATCCTTTCTCACTAGTTGGCAAAGATGTAGGCCAGCCAATCTGTGTCAAGTCAGAGGAAGGGGTTAAATTCAGAAAATGCAATGCATCAGCAGATGCAATTAATCAGCTCCACAAAGCTATGTTACACAACAATTAGTTTGTCGCATGGGAGAAACGAATAAATTTTAATGAAATTTGGCTACATGCTACAGAAATTGGAAGAACTCGCTAGATGTTCTGTTTTCCACCTCAATGTCTATAAGCAAATGGCTGACTTGCGATGTACTGTAGCCAGATTTACTAACTCCTACTTGACCAAAGAGGGTACTAGGGGAAGAAATAGGCCATACCCCGTCAAAGAATAATACCAGCATCCTTTTCTCATCACCATGAGCTTTCCTAGAAAACAATGCAGCTTTAGGAAAATAATCAGCATGAAGAGAAAATGAAACACCCCCGTCCAGTCCAGTCCAAACTACGAGGTTAGACAAAAGGAAACAAAATAGCAAGGGAACATGTTCCAATCCGTAATATCAATAGTTAACTCAGTGTTGAAGGAAAGACAGGAAATGTGATTGACAACGCTAGAGAATTGAATACGCACCTGACCAAATCAGCATATATTGGCTCTGTCCAATTTGCACAATCTAGCCCGAGACTTTGAAATGCTGGTGGAATAAAATGTTAAGATCTATAAATATCAAGACAGGCAAGAACTATGCATACTTGTGCAGTTAGACTTCTATTCCATTAGAGCCCTTCATTGTTGATATACTGAATTTGCTATTTTGCATTTGATCCTCGAGATGCGCGGCATGTGttgaagaaaaaaaataaagtgCTACAGAAGAGTAAAATAATTTGATAAAGACGTGAAGCATAGAAGAAGATTCATATGTCTCGCACCTACATTGAAAGCTTGTCGATTGCCAAAACGGTAGACATCTGCTAGAACTCTGGAGGAACAAAAACACGAAATGCTCCATCAGAAACAGTGATTCTTCTGAGATCAGCAATGCAAAGGAGAGCAAGAAAAGGTATCACTATTTGATACATCAACTCAGAAGAAAACTTTGTAGCATTTGTTCAACAACCAACATGGTTCAGCTGGAACCGAAAAACAATGGAGAAAGCATTTGAACGGAATCAATCTGATCCCACATCGCTGAATCGTGGCATTTGTATCCACGAATTATCTCTGTGGAGTTAGGACACGTTGTGTTCACTAATCCAACCACTTCCTACATCTGTCCAGTAGTTCTAAAAATCTAAGTTTGAACAATTCTAACCCCGCCAGATGAGTAGTAGCAGAAACAGCTCTAGCTTCAGCAACTGCTATGCTCAAGAAGTAGAAAAGACGCTCCTTTGGGGATAAAAACAAGGGGAATTCAGGAACCGAGCACTGAAAATACAGGATTTTTGAGGCCCTCACCCTTCCACCTCCACAAGCAAGCCGAGGTTCGGCGGTGCCGGGCTCTCGGACGACGAAGAGGAGCaccggagcggcggcgccagttggtggcggccggagctcggggcgacggcggcgcggagaggaggagaagcagaggcGGCCGAGGAGGTCGGGATGGAGGCAGGAACCTTAGCCGTCTCCGGCGAGGCTGGTGCCGGCGGGGACGCCGGGAGCGGGACGCatcgggcggcagcggcggccatGACGGGCGAGGTAGGCGTGtggaccggcggcggcgagctatCCGGCgcagggagaggagagggacaCTGATGATTGGAATGGTCGGTAACACACAGCGGCTAAGCTAATCGCGCCGATAATCATCGTTGATGTGATGGGTTATCGCTTATCGCTTTCGGAAAAAAACCTTATGGGCGGCCAGAATCTAGCCCATTTCTTGCGCCCGATACATCCCTCCCTTCCCCGTCTCAGTTTTCTTTGGAGAAAGGTATTTCAATTTTTTATACAGGAGAAATTTCAATTGTCTACCGCAATAGTATCAAATAAAGGAGTTGCATATAGAGGGAAGATTTTAAACAAGTTTGGGCATAGGGCCCTATTTGGGCACAAGAAGGGACCGAAAGCTTAGCTAGAATATATGAAATCGAGTAAAGCGATTATCGTAGAAATCTATATCGATTATGGGCAAATACGACAACACTTGTTCTGCTTTACCCTCTTAACAAAAATTCAGCTTTCAACCGAGAGCTATTTAAACTACATTCATTCGTTGCAATGATTTTTATTCATTTATTTCGTCATGTACAAGCTTGTTTTAAGTAAGAATTTGCAATAGCTTTACACGCACCGGGCCAATCACATGCAAGTCGTATACTAGGCCGCAAGTAAATAATGCTATCAAAAAATTCAAAACGACCTGGGGCTGAAGGACGATCAGTGCCCACCTTCAAATTTACTCTTCATGCATGCAGTTGTAGTAAAGAAAACTTGTTTTAGTGGATGAAACACCAGAAGAAGGCATGTTCATAATGCACAATTTAACCAAAAGAACGAATGATTCAAATTCGTTAAGTACAAAATAAGTTATTGCACGCCGAAGTCACAAAGACTGATATTTTTGTGTTCCCCCACCCGCCACACTCGATTCACCAGCCATCACGTTCGTCGCTTCGAATAAACTGAGAGGTACAGCCGGATCGCAAGCTGCCGAGTGGAGATGGTCACCAAAGTGGTTGTGTTTCATATACCACGTCTCCTCCCCTCAAGGCCTCAACCCATTCACATACAcaactttttatttttttattcacTTATAATCTGGTTCCATCTAAGGAACATCAAAAATAGGGATAAACGGTAGATTCAATCCAAAGAAGCTGGTATAAAATCACCAATTTAGAAAAAACACATGGACAAAATGACCATTGAAAGTCTTATAGTAGGGGCAAAATCTCCGATGTTCCATATATTTACCATTTTACTCCTACTGATTTATATGTATGGAAGCTGACTCCTATATGCATTAAGAAGACACTAAACATACACACAGTTATTACACTACCATCcatgaaaaataaaaataaaaactcAGTGTTATTATGGACTTCTTAGCATCCACACAGTCCACTACTACTACTTTCACCACCCACGCCTAGATAGGGAGTGGAGTCATGGCCTCAATTATCTGCAGTGATGTTGGATATACATGCCGGTTTCGGCAAGCCAGTGACTCATAATCGTCCCAATGAGAAGCGGACACGTGTTGAAGCATAATAACGAGTTCAGGAGGATGTACCAAACTACATATCCGATCTGGTGATGAGTACCATATGCAGCCACACTCGTGTTCATAAAACATACGAGAAATGTAAAACTAATGCCACACAGCCATGCAAGCTAGCGATCGTATTTACATGTAGACAGGTTGCATTGCATCCGTCGTCAGATCTCCATGATCCTCCCGAGCTCGTCCCAGGTGCTACCGCTGTCTCTGAAGGTCGTCAGCTCGCTCCACACTGACATCGATGGCAGCAAAGGAGCTCCCATCAATCCTGATGAAGCTGTCGCTGTTGTTTTGGCTGATGACGCGCCATGGAAACCGTGCAGCAGGAACGGCTGGTGGTGGTCAGTGGGATAAGCCTCGCTCGCCTCTGACGAATAATCGAAGCTGCTCCTCGTCATGGAAGCGCCGTGCTGATGGTGATAGCGATAGTCATAGTAATACTgcaactgctgctgctgctgctgatggcTTCGTTTGCTGCCGTGGTCTCGtttctgctgctgctggcgcctCCTACTGTAGGTGTAGGACATGTTCCTCTTGAAGATCCGGCATATCGTCCATATTTCCTGTGTGATTAGACATGAACAAAGAATTATTAACAATTGTGTTTCGGTTTATCTGTGATGATGACTAGAGCGAGTTTGATCTGAAATTGTTAGTACTGACTGCATCTTGGAGCTCGGCTGATGCCGTCGATGAAGGGAGGCGGAACTCGTGCATCATCCAGTCGGTCTTGGTGCCCCTGCCGGCGCTGCCGCGGTAGTAGACGAGGGACTTCTTGAGCCCGAGGcactcgccgccggcgccgccgtgtATGGGCTTGTCGATGCCGGTGGCCTTCCAGAAGCCGGAGCCGGTGACGCGGTTGGGCCGGATGCTGTTCCTGTACTTGCGGCCACGCAGGCAGAAGAAGTACCAGTCTTCTTTGTCTCCTGCACCCTGCACCACATGCCGAGCTTCATCTGCATATTATTCATCATGCCTCCACACAGTTAGCTGTTAGCTCCGATCGATCCATGCTTCCATCACAGAAGAACACAATCAatcaaaagttcaaaacttaCTTGGAAGATCCCAGGGGTCGTGCTTGTAGATGTCGACCTCCTTGATGATGTCAATACTGATGcccttcttctccaccttcctCGCAAGGTAGAATCCCACGAGCTCCTGGTCCGTCGGATGGAACCGGTACCCAGGAAACACCaaatcatcatcatcttcagtTCCGACTtccactccgccgccgccctccttgACCCTTTCCGACGGCTTCTCCTCCTCCATGGCTGGCCTTAGGAGCTTTTGTTCTTGCTTCTAGGGCTAAGATAGCTGCTTACATGCCATACATGGTGATGGGGCCAAATGGAGGCTGTGTACGGTCATACGGACTTGGTTATTAAACGCTGTATTAATATGTTTGGATGGCCTCTTCTTGATTGGTTCATATTTAAACGAGTGGTCATACGTTGAACTAAACATAGACAAAGATTAAGATGTTAGAAATTTTCGCCCAAGTCAAGTCAGTGGAATTTTGGCCTTATAAGTTGAACTTTCTCATTTCATTTCCTGAATTTAACAGATCAAGTCAGTGGTACTTTTTTTTTTAGGGTTGAGGACTCGTTCTGATCTTTTGAGCTGTAGGAATTTATCAGATGAGGGCCAGCTTTTTTTTCTATGGTTGAGCACATCAACACTATGTTGTGCCAAGTCAAGGCAGAGGTCATGCCCCTTGACTCTGTAGGAGTGTAATTGATTTGTTTAAGAGCTAGTCCTTTTAATTCTGCAGGGGTGAATTATCTGCTagcctttttcttttttaccACAAATGAGGGTGAGTGGTAATTCCTACAACAACATGTCTTAGTTTCAGCCAGGACTTCATTTACCAATACCAACCAGTTTACTAGTAGATTTTTTTTCCTAGATAGAAGGACAGCTACGTGTCATTGCATTATAGGAGCAAAAATAATTTACTAGATTTTTCTCTCAAATTGGATCCTTTTGCTTATTTGCAAATTACTGTAATTTCTGGCCTGAATGGTATCTATCATATATTTTGGAGTACGTTTGCTACTTTTTTTGTTGACTTGTGTAATTTCTCTTTATGGCCAGTTGTTGTCGTGATTTGAGACCACGGTTGTCTCTTCGAATTAACAGGAAAATAGTTTCAGGAAGAAAAACTCAGGATGTAAAAGCTATACATAATTTTTCTACTGAGTAAAGGGTTGATAAAAAAAAATTCTTGACAGACAAATTCTAATGCTGTTTTATGTCGGGTGGAAAGGTATGTGCGGATTTGTCTCAAATTAAAGTGTAACTTACATTTGGAACGACAAAACTTGGAGAAGCTTCGGATTAGGTAAGAAAATCAGTCCCCCTTTACTAGTTGTACGGCTGGAGCTGAAGAATCTTAAAGCATTCATACGACTTAAACTGTTGCCATAGATTATTCACTTCTAGGAAAGTGACACACCTACGCATGTTACTTCAAAATAACTACATGCTCATGAGAACAGATGCATGCGACCTTAACAAGCATGGGAACAAAGAAAAAAGATGCTGAACATTTCCAGGCTTGGAAAAGTGTGATGGTTGAGTCCATCATTTTCAGCCTGGACGAAAATGCAGTCAACAGCTGTGGAGTTGTAAGAGGAGGAAACCGATGTTTTAACCTGGCACTTGGTACTCGTGGTCATCCAGGAAATTTTGGCATACAGAAaaatctgagtgcctctttCCTTTGGTAATggttagagaaaacattacattTACGGCCCACAAATTGACCTCTCTCTAGACTGAATGTTGCTTGTATGCATAGCATTGCAAGACTTCCTTCCAAGCGTCCAACGAGTACATCATCTGTTTTATGGTGTAGCACTATCCTGGTTGTTCAGATATTCCGGTTAAAAGATCTGGCGTATTTTCTTGAACAAAAATTATGAATTTCTAAAAGAAAATATACTTACGAAACTCTCGTGTGCTCCCACAAATTCTAGCACCTCTATTGTCTGTTACTCAGTTTCATCAAACATAAGCCTTTCTCATCCTCTTTTGTGGTGTTTCAATTTTGGTCCGGGATTCTACTGATATTGTATCCTTCTCGTAATGCGAAGCCATGTGATCTCCACTTGTTTTTGTACACATCTTGCAGTGCACATGATTTGTGTCAAGTATCTTACATATATATTCTACTCTCTTTGGATGATCCCTacccaaaaaaaaaagcaaTCAACACAGCCACAGTTAGAAACAATTATTTAGGCTATTTTTGAGTTGATCTAAGCTGGCTCTATATCCTGCAATCATATAATTATGTAACTTTTTTTTTCCAATCTTAAGTGTATAGAGATCTTTTAGTAGGCATTCGTCCTTATCCTGATTATAATCAGACTATCGCAAGTGTTTCTGTCACAAGGTATGCTCCAATTAGTCGATTCTCTTTGACTTCCTTTGTTTTTTCCTGTAGCACTGCCTAAATTACACCGCAAGCTACAGAGTGCGTATCTAATAGATAAATTTTCAGTTTATGGAAACTTGTGAAAAATCATTTTTCATGTCCTAAAACTGGCCGTTAAGAGTCCATTTTCAGCTATAAGAGTGATGAGCTTAGAATTCAATTCAATGGCTAAATTTGGtccctttctcttcttttttaaGAAGTAGTTGAAGTGCTCAACTACAAAATTTACTGAAACTTTTTTCTGTCTTCTCTTTGGATCAAACTATTCACATCATGCCACATAATAGTAACAATGATAATCCAACAGGGACCATGAATTTTCTGTTGAACTTGCATTCCATCTCTAAAGACTATATAAGTACTCTCCTACCTTTCTGAAGTTCTGATGCACGGCATGAAGTTGTCAATAAAGAAAAAAGGCAATATGGTCAGAGAAAATTTGGTGCTGTCAAAAAAGTTGATGTCACTGCATGCGCGCGGTAGATTAATCCTGATAAATTTACTATTTAATTAAGGAAAGCAGGAGTGTTTAACCTCATGCGTCATGAAACCTGATAAGATCGCTCATGCTAACCAAAGTGATCAATCTCGTCTTATTCTTCCTCTGCTTCACCTCCAAAGTCAGCATATTCTGCTGCATGCTCGAGCAGAAGAAATTCAGAGCTAAGTAGATCGACTAAATTCCATTTCCAGCCTTGCCAAAGCGAAGCGACCCAACTTTGAGACACAAGCAAAAGGCCGTTTCTCAGAAGTCTACATGACCCCATGTTAGCTGTGCAGAACAGGGACTATAAAACTTTGAGCAGAGCATCAGAGAAGATCAAGGGATCCGAGGTGGTCACTTGTTGGTGACACAGCCACATAAGAGCACATGAATTCTGAGGAAAATGATATGCAAATGGAGTGTAGCACCAAGGCATGGTAAACAAATTCATCTGTTTTGTTAGTGTTACTGATCACTTCATCAGTTTTGATGATGAGCTGGTGATGGCGTTCATACTGCGTTGAAACTTGAAATTGAGACCACAACAGAGCACCAGTGATCAGGATACATGCTTGAGTAACAAAGCCCCAATAAGCTGCCTCAATTTGCAAGAGTCAAAAAGTCCCCGGTATAATACTGAAACCCCAATAGCCTGAAATCATCATCTTACAGCTGAAGATAATTTTGTCAGAAACATGGGGTTTCAGTACGCTTGAAGGCTGCAGACCAGTGAGCCAGTCGTTCAGGTGTAAAAGCATCTGATGCTTCAGTAACACATTGCTGCCAGTAGAAACTACAATGTCCCTTTGTCTCCTAGATTATAAAAAAATTTCTTCCATAGAGCATTACTAATACATCTTAATTTTGGACTAGTCTTAGAGCAGGCACGTGCATCTGAGCAGTCATTGATTGACTAGGTTGGCCTGTTTCTTTCTTTGGATCTCAGTGGGTTGACTAAACCTGTGCAATCTTCCCATCAGTTGACTAAACCTGTGGACAGCTTAAACAATCTTGTTCTTATGGGAAGTGTCGTTCAGGCTAGGAATGGGGAATCTGGCTGTTCATACCAAACGGGCGACAAATAATTCCACTAAGATTCAGAAATGATTGCTCAAGTCGACCGGAGTCGTCATCTTGTGCTTTTGTCCACAACtcaatggagccatcttccttaATTCTGCCATTGGTTACTACAGTGTCAGTGTCAGCACCAAAATGAGCCCTCTAATGAGTAGAAAATATACATGCATTAGGTGTGTTGCTACTTGCTacattgctgctgctgcaatcggcggcggcgctcgctaCTGACGCGAAGCTCTACTGCAGTCGGGAATCATGGCCAGTGCCCGAAGCTGTCTTCACGAACAGAATTGAGAGATGGAATGAAAAGCAGAAGGGGATCCGCATCTTTGCTTCTTCTATCTGTCGTTTTTTTCTTATCTCTCTGGTCGAGGCTGTACCTACCTGCTGCATCAATTTCCGCATGGACAGACGGATGTGAGACAGTTCATCCCGCCAAGGGCCAAGAGGAACCGTTGTAACGTCCTCCATGATGAACTCTACCACCATCTTCGCCCCGCTCTGACTGACAATTCCCTGATCATGATACAAACTTCAGCACCGTGGCTCCAGAGAATCTCCTCGCGACCATTCTTTCCTCGGTGCCACCCATTTCCACTCCCTTGCTGCATGCTCGACAAGAACTTAATTTGGAGTTGTACTTGTTGCTCGTTATGTTTTTCCTTAATTGTTTCTTAACCAGTTTTCAGTAGACGGGAACATGAGAACGAAGGAAGCCTGCCTAGAGAAAGCTAAGACTAATAGAACGGGCGCATACATACATGATGAGtagtgtgtgcgtgtgtggtgGGCTGGTGGTCAATAGGATTTCTTTCTCGAGTATTTATAGGCACGTGATTTCATCCAGACGTGTTAGGTTGGATATTAGTAGCTAATAGTAAGTAGTACAGAGGTTTAACTGCCTGCTCTGTGGTGCACGGACATTTATATCGATCGTCGCGGTTACGGAGGGAGTAAATTTGTCGAAATTTTCCGATGAAAATTACAGTTCAAATAGGATGGTAGATTTTATTTATTTGTGTAATCCAAGCAGCAACATTAAATTAAAACATGATTTGATTTCCTCTAATATTCTCGCAATTTGCGCACACTTATGCACGACAGATGCCTTTGTTGCCTAAGCCTTTACACACTTAGGGCATGTTTGGCATGGCTCCTGCTCTAAATTTGGTGGGGTGGCGTTTCCATCTCGTCCATTGAACTTTGCTTCTCCTCCTTCGCTAGCCTAAGCTCCATTTGTATGTTACCGTTGCAGGGGACACCCTCACAACAACACGCAGTTTGATCCAGAATCTCTCAGAGCATTTCTCCAGATGCCAGCCATTCTTAAAATGTATAACGAGCAAGAAGCCAGCAACGGCTGGACAGCTCTTGATTCTGGATCTCTTGCTTGGTGTCCTCTTTGTCTCGATCGAGACTAATATCACTGGCTAGTCGGATGCAGAGAGTTGCAGTATGTGGAGTGGGTGGTATATATATTGAAGAAGCAGATGCCAATATAATGCTCCCTCATCGCCTGATAGAGGTCACGAGCATGTGGGTTGCGTTAAGAACATGTACTTCAATTTTGGCAAAGAAACAAACAAATTAAACAAACACACTTGGTGTAGTAATGTGTTGTGCTTGGCAAGAACCTCGTcgacagtttttttttttttttggtaacAACCGACCATCAATTCAGTAGGATTCTAATCATCATTTATACGAATAATCAACCGCTGAAATCTATTATTTATTTAAATTTGTTTTACCCACCTCTACCATAATAAAAAATACTCTAAAGGAATCCTGTAGATATGTATTTATATTAATCACCTTTGCTGTTATGAGAAATAATTTGAAGTAACCTCCTAACGTTcatctaaattacccacctatacTATTATGATAAATAATACGAAGCAACCTTTTAAATTTGTATATGAATTACACAGCTCCATTGTCATTTAAAATAACCCCTAAATCTGCAGTAAGTTTGGAGAGTAAGACCATCATTGTTTATTGTTCACTAGCCATAGCACACTGCACACCTTTCCTGAAGCTTCCCATGGATCCAGCATGTAGGTTCGTCGGTTCGCGTCAAAGAGAGTACGCGTGGACAATCGATTTACATGTCATCAGGTGCGTGCAGGAGGGTGTTGCCGTGTTGCCATGATTCATTAATCCTGTTCCATCCTCTCGTCTGCCGCCGTGCTTCCGGTCGGTGCCATGCGTATAATACTAGCTAGTAGCCTCTACTAT from Panicum hallii strain FIL2 chromosome 3, PHallii_v3.1, whole genome shotgun sequence encodes:
- the LOC112887123 gene encoding transcription factor JUNGBRUNNEN 1-like; its protein translation is MEEEKPSERVKEGGGGVEVGTEDDDDLVFPGYRFHPTDQELVGFYLARKVEKKGISIDIIKEVDIYKHDPWDLPNEARHVVQGAGDKEDWYFFCLRGRKYRNSIRPNRVTGSGFWKATGIDKPIHGGAGGECLGLKKSLVYYRGSAGRGTKTDWMMHEFRLPSSTASAELQDAEIWTICRIFKRNMSYTYSRRRQQQQKRDHGSKRSHQQQQQQLQYYYDYRYHHQHGASMTRSSFDYSSEASEAYPTDHHQPFLLHGFHGASSAKTTATASSGLMGAPLLPSMSVWSELTTFRDSGSTWDELGRIMEI